One Streptococcus sp. VT 162 genomic window, TCGAACTTGGATTCATTTCGAGCCTCAAGGAAAATAGCCCCTGTAGCTGCAAATTCTCCCTTGGAATCCTTGTTCAGGTATTTTTCATTGTCTTTGGCTTGAACTAAGGGATAGTCGATATTGGTGCCATAGACATTGATCCAACCGAGAACCTCTGGATTGACTTGCTGTAGCTTGTGAAAGCCAGAAAAACTAGCAAGCTCATCCTTCTCACTGGTACTAACAGGTCTATAGGCCTCATACTCACTTGATGAAGCCTGAGAATAAACCTGATTGGCATCCCAGAGGGCGTAGAAACCAAAGAGAAAGACTAAGGCTGTCAAGAGGAGCAAGATATGATTCATCAATGCATCTACAGCAAGTACCAGACGCCTAGACAAACTCCTTTTGGGTTTCTCACGCTTGATTTTCATCGGTCAAACCACTTGCTTAAGCTTGTCTGCGTTTTTTAGACAAAACAACAAATCCAGCCAAACCAAGACCAATCATCAAGATGAAAGGAAGGTTGTCAATCAAGAGACCAGTAGGGGTAACATTTGGCAAGCTATTTGTAATGGTATTATCATTTGTCTTTTCACCGACTAAAATACTAGTTTGAGTAAAATCAGCTGAAGCTGTACCCGTTTGATTCCTTATAACTCCATTTTCATTATATGAGGCTGTTGCTTTATAACCTTGAGATCCTGATTCAACTAGTTTATAGCGAGTACCTGCAGGTAGATTGTCAAATACCAAAGATTGATCATGGTGAAGGGTAATTGTTTTTTCTTTCCCATTCTCAAATGTATAAGATGTGGAACCAACTTGTCCGACAAATGTACCTTGATCATCTGTTGAAGCTTTTGTAAAAGTTAACTTAAAGGTAAAGTCTTTTGTTTTATCAGCCGAATCACCTTCTACCAATTTTTTGATTACTAAAGATTTTGCTCCTGGATTGAAATTTTCTGGTTTTGGTTTATTTGGTGTTGGTTCATTTGGATTTGTGATTTTACCCGCATTTTTCCTGTAAGTATTTACAAATAAATCATATTTATAAAGTTCGCCCTTCTCAGATGGTTTTACTTTAGCAGTAGAACTTGTAGACACTAGTTTGAAATATACAGATGAAATATAAACACCTGAGCTTTGCTTATTTTTTACAATAACGTGCATTTCATAGCTACGATTATCATATGTCATAGAATCAATTGGTACGCTATTTTTCAGAATTTGTGCCCAACCAACATTTTGAGTTTCTGCTACAGTATAAACATATTCTCCGGCGTGTGTGTAGGTTACGCTTTCGAAAATATTTCCAGTATCTTTCTTAATACTAGTTTGATTTGGTTGCAAAAGATCACTTTTAGAATAAACTACATTCTTTGCAGCTATTTTTCCATTTGAATCAGAAATCGTTTCATAAGGTGCACCATTTGATGATGTACCAGTTTTTGGGGTGAAAGTAAATGTAAAAGTTGCTTCAGGTGTTGTAATTCCTTCCGCAATATTCAACACCTTATTAATAGCTACTTTTGCACTTGTTTCACCATTTGCTTTGGCAGTTGCCACATCATTATCATCCGCAAATGTTGGCACTCCTCTAAAGACCGACAAGGCGGTTACAGCTGCAATACTTGCAGTAACTAATTTTTTCAAAAATGTTTTTTTCATGATTATTCCTTTTATTTTTAAATTTCTTTTTTCATAAACTGTCATCAAAAGCCCCGTCGCCTTAGGACTGTTACCACCTTGCCATGGGTATCCTGTATAGGAATGGTTCCAAAAGCACGACTATCTACAGCCGTTGTTCGATTGTCCCCGAGGACAAAGAGTTGTCCTGCTGGGACTTTCATTGGGAAGGTAGCCCCTTCCTTATAGAGCAGCGTTTCTTTGTAGATATCCTGCTCTTGTTGAGGAGAACCGTTGATGATGAGACCATTTTCGTTTATATCGATCGTACTTCCTTCGGTTGCTATGACACGCGCCACTCTTTCCTTACCCTTATAACTATAGACGAGCAGATCACCAATCGAATAACGTTTATCCAACCTATAGTAGACAACCAAGTCGCCATCTTTTAAGGCTGGCTTCATGCCATCGTCATTGTATCTCAATAGTCCAAAGACAAAAAAGTAAAGGGTGGCCAGTACAAACCCAACCATCAGAAGCTTACTGACTAAGTAGAGGATATCTCCCCATACACTCGGCGGAGACTTATCCCGATTGACTTGTGTTACTGTTTTCTTATGTTTCTTTTTAAGTAGCATTATTTTCTCCTATGTACCACTAGATATCCGAGTAGGATTGTAAAGAAGATTCCCCCTAGAGGAAGGATTATTCCTAACATGAGTGTACTGCTGAGGAAGTCAACTCCGGTTTCAGGCACGCTATTCTTATTATTCGTGACTGTCGCGGACTTGTCTCCATCCAGCTTGCCTTCTTGATTTTCATAAGATACCTGATATCCACTAGAAGAGTTTGATTCCTCTTCTACGGTATAGTGACTATTGAGTGGAAGTCCATCAATTTTTATGGTTTGATCTTTGTTTAGATCAATAGACACTCGACCATTCGTAAATTGCAGAGGGGTTCTTTTATTATTTACCGTTGCAGTATAGGTTCCATTCAGTGGACTATTCTGAGCATCCCTAATGTTAATGGTAATCTTGAAGGATTTTAATAGGTTGGCAAATACACCCGTAACCTTTTTTGTAACTGATAAACTTGGAAGCTTGTGATTCGTGACAATACTGGTTTCGTCTTTATTCAGATCGCCCTCTTGATTCTCATATGTAACGTGGTAACCGTTCGTTGATGCCGCTTCTTCTTCAACCTTGTAATGGGTTCCTCGAGGAAGATAGCTTAGAATACCTTTCCAACGTTTTCGTTTTTCGACACGGATCTCCGCTTCTCCATTCACAACAGTTATATCGCCAAAAGTTCCATTCAATGGTGTAGAATCAGGAGAGGTTAGTTTTACCTTAATCCTAAACTCTTTGTTCAAGTTACTTTCAGCTTCCAACACTTTCTTAATCGTCAGACTTGGCAATTGTTTATAGATTACCTTGAAGGATGGTTTAGTTTCTGTACCAACATTTTTTATTTCTTTGGTAAAGGCTGGGACGTCCGGTGCAATTAAATCGTATTGATATCCTTTGGCAACTTTTTCAAAGTTCCTCGTTTCATTAAAGATATTTGTTCTAACATTTACATTAGTCTTTCGATAGTCTTGATTATCAGGACCTCCGTTCTTGTTCTTTTGAACCAGTTTCAGTTCAATATTACTCGGTTGATCAGCTGTAATAACAGTTCTCGCACCCGTCACACCTTGCCATTCAACTTCCACTGGTACCGTTAATGGATCTGAAGGCTTAAAGGTTGGGTTGTCAGAGTATTCTTTGGTCTTGGTTTGAGAGGTGCCTATTCCATAGGAATAGGTGACACTGGCACCTTTATTGGAGTAGAGTTTATTGACATCAGAACCTTCAGCATCACCAGCCTCTAGTTTTTTATCACCAGCAATGGCATCCAAAGCATCTTGACTAGATGTAACTTTAAATTTTAGTACATATCTAGCGCCATCTTCCAAGGAATAATTAGGAGAAAAATTAGCTGTAACCTCCACTAAACCTTCTGAACTTGTCTTGGTTTCAAAAGTTACTTGCTCGTTGCTTAATGTTTCACTGCTACCATCTTTCTCTTTAACGACACGAAACTCTGACGATCCGTTTGGTAATAGCTGGACATACTTAGAAAGAACATCCTTGATGGTCACGTGGTGGATTCCCAGTGGCAGAATCTTATCAGTAATATCTTTGAAACTGTCTTGTAACTGGTCTTCATCATTTGCAGAGAATATTTCATTTGGAATGGAGGCATTATGTTGCCTCATATAATATTGCAGACTGGTAATACTGTCGACATTGTTTGAATAACGAAATTTAATCGAATAGAAACCATCAAGTGTTGGAGCCAAGCTATATGATAGACTATTTAGATTATTATTTAATCTATCCCAAAACCACTGGGGAGCTGTTTCGATATTAGGATCTTCGTTATTGTAGTTATATATAGTGTAACCATTGGCATCGTAGACCATATTCGCAAAGCCATCTGAAAGCAAAATAACGACTTTCTTAGCATTAGATCTTGCACTTCCCATTAACTGGTTGGCCAAGGTTAATCCAGCCCCAATATTGGTCCCGGTACCAATACCTGACTCAGTACCAATGGAATTACCTCCTGCAATACTCATGTTGTATACCGCTGTTTTAGCAGCACGAGCATTGTTACTCCATCCTAAAATCGTGTTAGCATCATCCCATGGTGAAACGCCATCATAGTATTTTGTCATCCGTTCATAGGGCCAGTATGGTCTAAAAAGTCTCCATTTATTTCCATCCCAATACTGATCATTCTTTTTATTGTCAATTTTCCCACCAAATCCTACCATAGATAAACGGTTATTAGAATTGGATAGAATGGTATCAATTAAGCCCTTACGACCATTTGTTCCTTTTAGAGTATTTTTCAATGCGTCAATCCGACTGATCGTCCGTCCATCAAAAGATTGGACATCCTGATTCTGCATACTTCCTGAGAGGTCTGCTACTAAAACAACATCCAAGGGATCCGTTTGGGTCTCCGTTCCCAGTTTGGACGTGATATCCAATGACAACTCATACTTGTCATCCTGTCCTGATATCGGAGTAATTGTTTTATGAAGGGTTGTCTGAGGTTCTGTAGTAGAATCAGCATTTAACAGACTTATCGGAGCACACAAAAAGAGAATAGCTAACAGTGTAACTAAACGGCGTGCAATAATTTGAACTTTCTTAAAATCGAAGCGAATGTTCATTTTATTCTCCTTAACTAGAATGTACTAATATTGTTACTATATCAATCTAGGACATTTACAAGATAATTGTACAATAAAGTTCACGCAGTGTCAATTAATATGATTAATTTTATATTATGTTAATTAATAAAAGAGTATGATTCTTCTTTGTCTTTCAAACTATTCTATGGTAAAATGAAAAAAGAATAAAAAAATCTCATAAAATATCAATGCATATATTTTATTCTAGAATATCCAAAATTTCATTTGAAAGTCTATTGAATTTGAATTATTATATTTTTTCAAAATTCATGAAATTTTCAGAATAAGGTTTTTTCCGAAGTTTGCATTCTATTTTATGATTGTTAAAGGAGTTTTTATGACTTATCCGAACCTTTTAGATCGTTTCTTGACCTACGTTAAGGTCAATACGCGTTCTGATGAACACTCTACTACTACTCCAAGTACGCAAAGCCAGGTAGATTTTGCGACCAATGTTCTTATTCCTGAAATGAAACGTGTCGGTCTGCAAAACGTCTACTACCTTCCAAATGGTTTTGCTATTGGTACCTTACCAGCTAATGATCCCAGCCTTACACGCAAGATTGGCTTCATCTCCCACATGGATACTGCTGATTTTAATGCTGAGGGAGTTAATCCGCAAGTCATTGAAAATTACGATGGTGGAGTTATCGACTTGGGTGATTCTGGATTTAAACTCGATCCTGCTGATTTCAAGAGCCTTGAGAAATATCCAGGCCAAACGCTTATCACAACTGATGGCACGACCTTGCTGGGTGCTGATGACAAGTCAGGGATTGCTGAAATTATGACTGCTATTGAATATCTGACTGCTCATCCCGAAATCAAACACTGTGAGATTCGAGTTGGTTTTGGACCAGATGAAGAAATCGGTGTTGGAGCTAACAAATTTGATGCTGAAGACTTTAACGTTGACTTTGCCTATACTGTTGATGGTGGTCCGCTAGGTGAGCTTCAGTATGAAACTTTCTCAGCAGCTGCTGCTGAGCTTCATTTCCAAGGGCGCAATGTTCACCCTGGTACTGCTAAAGGACAGATGGTCAATGCCCTTCAGCTAGCGATTGATTTTCATAATCAACTTCCAGAGAATGACCGACCTGAATTGACAGATGGTTATCAAGGTTTCTATCATCTTATGGATGTGACAGGTAGTGTCGAGGAGGCGCGTGCAAGCTACATCATCCGTGACTTTGAAAAAGATGCCTTTGAAGCTCGTAAAGCAGCTATGCAAGCCATCGCTGACAAGATGAATCAAGAGCTTGGGAATGATCGCGTTAGCTTGACTCTGACAGACCAGTACTACAATATGAAAGAAGTCATCGAGAAAGACATGACACCCGTTACCATTGCTAAAGCTGTTATGGAAGATTTAGGGATCGCGCCAATTATCGAACCGATTCGTGGTGGAACAGATGGGTCTAAGATTTCCTTTATGGGGATCCCAACTCCTAATATCTTTGCTGGTGGTGAAAACATGCATGGACGTTTTGAATACGTCAGTCTTCAGACCATGGAGCGTGCGGTGGATACCATCATTGGTATTGTAGCTTATAAAGACTAAAAAAGACGAGGTAGCTCAGCTACTTCGTCTTTCTTTTTATTCGTTTGGTTGAGCACTTGGCTCAGTCTCACTTTTCTCTTGCTTTTCGCTTGATTGAGAAGCAGTTGTTTCACTGCCTTTCTCAGACTTAGATTGACTGTCAGTTTCACTTGCTTTTGAACGAAGTTCTTGGTTCAAGCTAATGATTTCTTTAGCTAGAGTGAGGAGACCTTCTTTATCACTACTTTTAGCTGCGAGTTGATCAAAAAGGGCATCGACACGTTCAAAGTCAGCATCAGATCCTTTGTTATCCTCTAAGTACTTGTGAAGGGAGAGCAAGATATTATAGAGTTTTTGGTAGATAATCACCGTTTGTGGATCTTGTTCTGCTTCTTTTTTCTCTCGTTGGATAGTCGCTGCAATACGATTTAAAAGATCCTCAAGTTGTGTTTTAGCTTCGTCAAGGTCTGCATTTTCCTTTTCAGTAGCCGCTTTGATATTAGCTGCTTCTTCAGCTAGGGATTGTTTGACACCATCTTCTTTGACACGTGCTAGGAGTTGGGCAGCTTTAGTTAGGAGAGCATCCACTTCTTCCTTCTTAACATGACTAACCCGCTCTTCTGGCATAAAATCACCGTAGAGTTCTTTTAGGAATTCATAGATGGCGGTCTTAGCAGTTTGACTATCTACTTTTTCCGTATCTAGAATAGTCTTACCAACTTTTGTAGAAACGGGTTCTTCTTTGAGAGCTTCTTCTACTTCTAACTTAGTTTGGTAAATAGTTGGGAATAACTTGTTCAAGTCGGTTGCTTTGAGGAAAGATTGTGACTGGTAAAGTTCCCATGTCAACTTGGCAACACGGTTCCGAAGTTCTTCTCTCAAACGACCATCAGACACATGTTCGTAGAAGTACTTGATGTACTCTACTGTTGTAACCCCTGTCCGATCTCGGAAATCTTGCAAGGCCTGCAGTTTCGCTTCAATGACAGCCAACTCTGTCTCATCCTGTGCTAGTTTTGCTTCCTGCAAATGTACCAAAAGATCTTTCTTAGGCAAGCCATAAGTATCTGTATCCAATGTATTGATCTTATCTACTAGAGCTTGGTACTTCTTATCTAAAGGTGAAGTTTCAACCGGTGCCACATTTTGGTCCACATGGATATACTGTTTATTAAAGAGATCCAATGCTGCTAGGTATCCAGCAGTTGAGTTTGTTGCCAATTTTTTCATATTTTCGGTGAACTGCCCCAAAGCAAGTTCAACCCGTCTCTGCATGATTGGCTGGTCTTTGTAGAGACTTCTGCTATCTGCTAAAAGTTGATCCACCTTAGATAGAACTGTTTGTTCATCAAATGCTCCAGGTTGATAGGTCGATTGTAGGGCCGGAATCTTATTTTTCAAAGCTACTTCATAGCCATTTGTCTGAACCTTAATGTAGTGATTGTGATCACCGTGAGGAATCACAAAGCTACCATTCTCTACTTGCAAACTATAAGGAGACACCCCATCACGTAGGGCAGTCGTATAAAGTTCATTTAGGAAATCCAGTTCTGGATTTCCAGTTTGGAGAGGAATACGAACATGTTCTTTTCGAACAGCATAAGGATGGATATGGGTTGGATCATAGGCTTGATCCGGATTTCCAAAGACAAAGAAGCCGTTTGAAATACGAATCGCTTCGAGCGGAACCCCGTAGGTCTGTGAGATATACTTGATTTTTTCTTCATCGCTAGCATCTCTTGAGAAACTTTCCACAGTCTTTGCAAGTGGTTGAACGTGCTGAGACTGATGATTTTCTTTCAAGTGATCTTGGGCAGCTTTGATTTGGGCTGCAGTCAAGTCCTTCTTAAAGAAATAATGAGCGTGATCTCCATGAGAAACTACAAAACCTTGCTCATCTTCACTAATAACACGGTCAGCTGCAAAACCATGATCATGTTCTTCACCGTGGTGGTGGTCATGCTCCTCTCCATCATGGTCATGGTCTTCATGGTTGGTATCCTGACTTCCATGGTCACCGTCTTGGTCATGATGATGATCTGGTTGAGCTGGATGTTCTGCTGGTTTGCTTGGATTTTCCAAAGGTGTTGGCTTCCCACTGTCGCTAGATAAAGGAATCATACGTGCAATCTTTTCTTCCAAGGCAGAAAGTTTTGTATATGGGATGAAATGATAGTGATTTCTGTGTGGAATCGCTACGCCACTTGGTGTTCTGCTCGAAATCTTAGCAGGGTCAAAAATCAAGCCATCTGATTCAGCATAACGTTGACTACTTGGAAGAGCATAGAGTTGCTGCAATAGACTTTGAAGACTCTCAGCTTGATTACTTGGTGTTTCAGCCTGTTGACTTGGGTTGGTAGTTTGACCAGTTGCGTTTGGACTAGGACGATAGTCCGTCACAGTCGGTTGTTTTCTAGTTCCAGAAAGGTAAGCTTGAGCAGCAGCTAATTCGCTAGCAGACAAGGAACTCTTTGGAATGTAGTGGTAATGTCCACCATGAGGAACGATATAAGCATCACCAGTATCCTCTATAATATCAGATGGATTAAAGATGTAGCCATCGTCGGTAGTATAACGGCCTTGTGATCGCGCAAGTGTCACTGCACTGTTAGAAGTTGGTGCATCGTGAGTATGACCTTGTTTTTGGCGTTCAATTTCGTCCTTCGTACGAATATTATCAGCATGAGCCGCATCTTTAAGGTAGACATAATACTTACCATCAACCTTGATAATGTAGCCACCTTTGATTTCATTGACAATATCAGCATCTTTCAGTTGATAATTGGCATCTTTCATCAACAGTTCTTCGCTGAAAATCGCGTCAAAAGGAACTTTACCATTGTAATAATGGAAATGATCACCATGTGAAGTCACATAACCTTGGTCTGTGATTTTCACGACAATTTGTTCAGCCTGAATGTCTTCTTTTTTGCTAACTTGGTCTGGTGTCTGGGTCTCTGTTTTTTGAGAGTCTTGCTTCCCATCGACATAAGACACACGATTTTTATCTTTGTTTCCTTCTACCTGGTGTTGGTTCAATGCATAGATGCAAAGGCTTAGGGAAAGGACAAGAGCCGATCCTGCTGCAAGGTATTTCTTCTTCATTTTCATCATCTCCTCATTTTAATTCTTCTGCAAGAACATTCATGTTTTCTTCTAGATTTTCTAAGTAAGTTTTGTCATTTTCAGGATCTGCTTCTAAAGGATTGAGGGTCTTTAGGCTAACTCCTGTTGATTTGACCAAAGTCTCAGCGACTTTAGAAGAAGCATTGCTCTCAGTAAAGATGGTTTTAACCTTATAAGTCTTAACGAATTCTTGAATTTCTGTTAGTTGTCTCGGACTTGGCTCTTGTTCAGGTGAAATCCCTGCTATACCAAGTTGTTTCAAACCAAAGCGTTTAGCGAGATAAGAAAAGGCTGTGTGTTGTGTAACAAAGGTCTTTTGACTCGCTTTTTCAAAAATAGGCTGGTACTTCTTAGTCAATTCTTGGGCTTTAGCGATAAAGTTTTTAGCATTCTTTTGATACGTCTCCTTATTAGCACTGTCAATCTCCGAAAGTTTATCCGCAATAATCTGCGCCTCTTCGCCTGCTTTTTCAGGATCTAACCAAGTGTGAGGGTCATAGAGCGTTTTTTCATCAATCCCGTCACCAGCTTCTACATCTTCCAAACCCGGTACACGCTCCAACGTCATCCCTTCAGAAGCTTCTAAAACCTTAACTTTTGAATTTTTCAAGTTAGGATCTAGACTTCCAGCCCAAGATTCGAGCGTATGAGAGTGATAGACAAAGACATCCGCATCATAAATGGCAGCAATGTCATTTGCTGATGGTTCAAAGGAGTGAATCCCACTACTTGACTGAATCATCCGTACATCATTCAAGTCACCTGATACCTCTTTGACCATGGCATAGATTGGGTAAAAACTTGTGACAATCTTCATCCCTTTTGATTCTTGTTTTTCTTTTTGGCTACATGCTCCTAAGACAAGAATCAACAGACTTGCCATTAATAGTAGAATTGTTCTTTTTTTCATCATTACTCCTTAACTAGTATTTAACCATTTAATTAACTAGTAAATAGTTTATCTTTATTTACACTATATGTCAAGATATTTTTCACATTTTCATGAAAAAAATGAGAACTAGAACTTACATTCTATTCTCATTTTCGATTTTAACTTTTCTAGTTCTCCTATCCTGTTTTTAGGATCTAGAAAATGCTTCTACCTTTACTTGCTCTCCTTTAATAAAGCCAACAACTTTTCAGCTTCAGCCATAATGGTATTGTTATCCTGAGCACCAAATAGCAGGTTATTTTTTAAGCCAGTGAGAGTTTCTTTGGCATTGGACTTGATAATGGGGTCTTGGATCTTTGCAAGTAGCTCTTCAGCCTCTCTCAACTTCGCTTCAACCTTTTCAGTCTCGACCTGAGGTTCTTCTGGTTCCTCTGGTAATTCTTCTTCCGGCTCCTCAGTTGGTTTTGGAGATTCTGGTTTCTCACTTTGAGGCTTCTCTTCGCGCGGCTTTTCTTCCTCAGGTTTGTCTGCCCGAGGTTTCTCTACTGATGGTTTATCCGTATGATTGTTATCAGCTTGACCATTTTGGTTTCTTTGAACATGGTCACTTGCATTTCCCCAACCACTATCTGAATGCGGACGTTCGTTTGGATGTTCGACATAGTACTTCACAGTCGCAAAGAGATCTTCTAGACTATACCCCTTAGGTGCCTCATAAAGTCCTTCGTCAAACCACTCAAATTTGATGTTATGGTAATGATCATAATGAGGAATGATTAAACTACCGTTTTTAACTTCCACGGTATGTTGGAGATTGTAAGGCATACGATCAAGAGGCACCTTCTTAGCTGCTTTCACGCGGTTGTAGATAGCTTCTGCTCCTTTAGTCTCTGTATTTCCTGTCGAAGGAGGTGTTAAACCTTTCTCTTTAGCATAAGCCTGGGCTGCCGCTCTTTCGGCTTCAGACAAACTATCTTTCTTAATCCAATGACTATGGGTCATATGTGGAGTTACATAGGCATCCCCCTCATCACTGGTGATATCACGGGGATCAAAGATATAGCCATCTTCTGTTGTATACTTGCCTGCCAACTTGGCTACCTGAATCTCATCATCAGTGTAGGCAATTTGCGCATTTGGTTTTCCTAAACGTTCTGGATGACGAATCGGTGCGAGAAATGCAAGTACATCTTCGACCAACTTAACTTTATCACTGCTTTCATCATTTAAACGTTCCAACAGTTTATCCAAAGCGTCAAAATCAACTTTACGACCTTTATTAGCAAGTAAGTCCTGATGAATTCTTGCTAGTAAATCATAAGCCTTATTGTAAAATCCTCGATCACCAGATGGGAGATTGGTTTTCTTAGCTCCGAGCTTATGAGCTAAACTTTCTTGCTTGGCTAGCTTACTATCAATGGCTGCAGCAGTTTCTGCTGAAAGTTCCTTGGCAGGAATATAACGTGAGGTTCCATTCTCCTCAAAGACATAGCCGTCAGCTACTTTTCGAATCGCCTGTTTAACCAATTTTTCGTCAATTGGATTGCTTGGAGATGGTTGAGGATTTGGTGCAGGTTGCGGGCTTGGACTAGGTTCCGGAGTCGGTTGTGGACTTGGTTGTTCTGGTCTTGAATCCGGCACCCTATGGTTCGAACTGTACTGTAGAGGAATAATACGAGCGATTCGTTCTTCCAATTCAGACATCTGTGAATAAGGGATGAAATGGTAATGGTTCCCATGAGGCACAGCAACTCCTCTAGCTGTTCGACTTGTAATCTGTGCTGGGTCAAAGACAAGGCCATCAGATTCTACGTGTCGTTGGCTGAGTGGCAAGGCATAAAGTTGTTTCAGAAGGCTATCAATATCCTCATCACTCTGACTTGCTTGGTTATCGTCGCTACTGTTGTTAGCTGTGTTCGTGTTCGTATAGCTATTGCCTTGATTATTATAGGATGGAGTCCATCTATCTACATCGCTGCTGGTACTGTTGTTATTGGTACGGCGATAAGTAGGCGTATTTGATTGGCCACTTCTACCAGATAGGAAGGCTTCTGCGGCAGCCAATTCGCTGGCTGATAACTCACTCTTAGGAATGTAATGGTAATGGTTGCCATGAGGAACGATATAAGCATCACCAGTATCTTCAATGATATCGGATGCATTAAAGATATATCCATCATCCGTGGTATAGCGTCCCTGTGAACGTGCCAAGGCTACCGCACCATCGTTTGCTGAAGTTCCTCCTTCACGATGCTGACTATGCTCTTGTTTTTGCCGATTGATTTCTTCTTTCGTACGGACATTATCCGCATGGGATGCGTCCTTAAGGTAAACATAGTATTTTCCATCTACCTTGATAACATAACCACCCTTGATTTCACTGATAATATCCTCGTCCTTGAGCTGGTAGTTTGGATCCTTCATCAGCAACTCTTCACTGATGATAGCGTCATAAGGGACTTTGCCATTATAGTAATGATAGTGGTCGCCATGCGAAGTGACATAGCCCTGGTCTGTTATCTTGATGACGATTTGCTCCGCATTGATGCCTTCTTTCTTGCTAACCTCATCAGGAGTCAGATTCTCCGTTTTTTGTGCCGCCTGTTTTCCATCTATATAGGAAACACGATTATTTTCTTTGACTGTTCTAGCTTGATACAGTCCCAACTCGTAAGAACAGACACTTAAAATTAAAGCTGCCGCAGAACCAGCAAGGTATTTTTTATTAATTTTCATTGAAACTCACTTTCTTTTTTGATATTTCTATTTGCAATTCATTTCTAAATTGCAGAAACTCCTCTCTATTAATTAACTGGTTAATAGTTTACTCCTAAATTTGCAACTTGTCAAGAATTTTATGAACCAGTTAAGTATTTTTTTATTCTTCACCGCTACTTTCTCTAGAATGGACTTTATATAAAAAAGATTTTCTTGAAAATTCTTTAAAAAAGCCCCTGCAACTGAGTTGCAAGGACTTTTCGATTAATCAAAATTAACGTATTCTTTTTGAAGTTCAAGGACTTCTTCCATTGTTGAGCATTCTGTAAGGGCACGGTTTGCGTACTCTTCCATCTTAGCTGTATCCAATTTCTTCATCAAGCTACGCGTACGAAGTACAGATGTTGCTGACATAGAGAACTCATCCAAGCCCATTCCGACAAGAAGTGGA contains:
- a CDS encoding adhesion protein — encoded protein: MKKRTILLLMASLLILVLGACSQKEKQESKGMKIVTSFYPIYAMVKEVSGDLNDVRMIQSSSGIHSFEPSANDIAAIYDADVFVYHSHTLESWAGSLDPNLKNSKVKVLEASEGMTLERVPGLEDVEAGDGIDEKTLYDPHTWLDPEKAGEEAQIIADKLSEIDSANKETYQKNAKNFIAKAQELTKKYQPIFEKASQKTFVTQHTAFSYLAKRFGLKQLGIAGISPEQEPSPRQLTEIQEFVKTYKVKTIFTESNASSKVAETLVKSTGVSLKTLNPLEADPENDKTYLENLEENMNVLAEELK
- a CDS encoding HIT family hydrolase, with protein sequence MKKKYLAAGSALVLSLSLCIYALNQHQVEGNKDKNRVSYVDGKQDSQKTETQTPDQVSKKEDIQAEQIVVKITDQGYVTSHGDHFHYYNGKVPFDAIFSEELLMKDANYQLKDADIVNEIKGGYIIKVDGKYYVYLKDAAHADNIRTKDEIERQKQGHTHDAPTSNSAVTLARSQGRYTTDDGYIFNPSDIIEDTGDAYIVPHGGHYHYIPKSSLSASELAAAQAYLSGTRKQPTVTDYRPSPNATGQTTNPSQQAETPSNQAESLQSLLQQLYALPSSQRYAESDGLIFDPAKISSRTPSGVAIPHRNHYHFIPYTKLSALEEKIARMIPLSSDSGKPTPLENPSKPAEHPAQPDHHHDQDGDHGSQDTNHEDHDHDGEEHDHHHGEEHDHGFAADRVISEDEQGFVVSHGDHAHYFFKKDLTAAQIKAAQDHLKENHQSQHVQPLAKTVESFSRDASDEEKIKYISQTYGVPLEAIRISNGFFVFGNPDQAYDPTHIHPYAVRKEHVRIPLQTGNPELDFLNELYTTALRDGVSPYSLQVENGSFVIPHGDHNHYIKVQTNGYEVALKNKIPALQSTYQPGAFDEQTVLSKVDQLLADSRSLYKDQPIMQRRVELALGQFTENMKKLATNSTAGYLAALDLFNKQYIHVDQNVAPVETSPLDKKYQALVDKINTLDTDTYGLPKKDLLVHLQEAKLAQDETELAVIEAKLQALQDFRDRTGVTTVEYIKYFYEHVSDGRLREELRNRVAKLTWELYQSQSFLKATDLNKLFPTIYQTKLEVEEALKEEPVSTKVGKTILDTEKVDSQTAKTAIYEFLKELYGDFMPEERVSHVKKEEVDALLTKAAQLLARVKEDGVKQSLAEEAANIKAATEKENADLDEAKTQLEDLLNRIAATIQREKKEAEQDPQTVIIYQKLYNILLSLHKYLEDNKGSDADFERVDALFDQLAAKSSDKEGLLTLAKEIISLNQELRSKASETDSQSKSEKGSETTASQSSEKQEKSETEPSAQPNE
- a CDS encoding histidine motif-containing protein, encoding MKINKKYLAGSAAALILSVCSYELGLYQARTVKENNRVSYIDGKQAAQKTENLTPDEVSKKEGINAEQIVIKITDQGYVTSHGDHYHYYNGKVPYDAIISEELLMKDPNYQLKDEDIISEIKGGYVIKVDGKYYVYLKDASHADNVRTKEEINRQKQEHSQHREGGTSANDGAVALARSQGRYTTDDGYIFNASDIIEDTGDAYIVPHGNHYHYIPKSELSASELAAAEAFLSGRSGQSNTPTYRRTNNNSTSSDVDRWTPSYNNQGNSYTNTNTANNSSDDNQASQSDEDIDSLLKQLYALPLSQRHVESDGLVFDPAQITSRTARGVAVPHGNHYHFIPYSQMSELEERIARIIPLQYSSNHRVPDSRPEQPSPQPTPEPSPSPQPAPNPQPSPSNPIDEKLVKQAIRKVADGYVFEENGTSRYIPAKELSAETAAAIDSKLAKQESLAHKLGAKKTNLPSGDRGFYNKAYDLLARIHQDLLANKGRKVDFDALDKLLERLNDESSDKVKLVEDVLAFLAPIRHPERLGKPNAQIAYTDDEIQVAKLAGKYTTEDGYIFDPRDITSDEGDAYVTPHMTHSHWIKKDSLSEAERAAAQAYAKEKGLTPPSTGNTETKGAEAIYNRVKAAKKVPLDRMPYNLQHTVEVKNGSLIIPHYDHYHNIKFEWFDEGLYEAPKGYSLEDLFATVKYYVEHPNERPHSDSGWGNASDHVQRNQNGQADNNHTDKPSVEKPRADKPEEEKPREEKPQSEKPESPKPTEEPEEELPEEPEEPQVETEKVEAKLREAEELLAKIQDPIIKSNAKETLTGLKNNLLFGAQDNNTIMAEAEKLLALLKESK